From the Planktothricoides raciborskii GIHE-MW2 genome, the window ACTCAAAGCCGCTTATCATTTAGGAAACCGTCATGTTCCCCTAGAAATTAAGCCCTCTTATCTTCGCCTTTCTCCCGATTCAGTTTTAGCCTCAATGCTGCTTCAGTTAGGATTACAAGTTCAAGAAGAAATTGCCCCATTTTTCCCCGAAACTGGGGCTTATGGACATCATTAGGAGGAGCGGGGAGCTTTCGGGGCAGGGTTTAGGGTTTAGGGGGAAGAGAGGGAAGACAGGGGAGAGAGGGAAGAGAGGGAAGACAGGGGAGAGAGGAGATTTTCTTCCCACACTTCGATGGCGGCTTCCCACACTTCGATGGCGGCTTCCCACACTTCGATGGCGGCCGATGGCGGCCGATGGCGGCCCTACACCGATGGCGGCCCTACACCCCACACCCATTTTTAATATGAATCAATCCCAGTTACTATTAAATTTGTTGCAATTAGCGAGTCCGGCTTTGCCCGTGGGCGCTTATAGTTATTCTGATGGGCTAGAAACTTTGGTTGAACAAGGTGTTATTCATAACCAAAATAGCTTAGAATATTGGTTAAATCAAGAGTTAATTTATGGGGCAATTCGCTTAGAAGCAGCGGTGATGTTGCGGAGTTATCGCTCTGTCGTTGACCAAGATTTAGGCAAGATTGGTTATTGGAATGCCTGGTTAACTGCCAGTAAGGAAACCCTAGAATTACGTCAGCAAAGTTGGCAAATGGGCAATAGTTTGATCAAGTTATTGGTGAGTTTATCTTCATCAAATCAGCCTGAAGAAAACCGGGCTTTAGTGTTGGGTTTAGAGGCTTGGGTTGATGCGGTTGGTCAACGCTGTAATTATGCGATCGCCTTTGGAATTTGTGCCGCTACCTGGCAAATTGAGGCCAAAAATGCTTTACTGGGTTATCTCCAGAGTTGGGCAACCAATCTGATTAGTGTGGGGGTTAAATTAATCCCTTTAGGTCAAACTACGGGTCAACAAATCCTCTTTAACTTCCAGAATCAGTTGGTGCAAGCTACTGAAGATATTTTAACATTAAATGATGATGATTTAATGGCGTGTAGTTGGGGTTTAGCCTTAGCCAGCATGACCCATGAAACTCAGTATAGTCGTTTATTTAGAAGTTAAATGAATAATTCGCAAATTAATGATTTAGGAGAAAAACAACTAGGTCAAGTCAGGCAAGCGGGATGGCAGGGAATCCTGAATTTAGTTTATGCTAACCACCAGGGTAAGACTCAGGTCACTGATTCTTATATGAAAGCCCCGTTAAAAATTCAACGACCCTTTTATCCCGAAGGGGAAACAATTTGTCATAGCGTGGTTTTACATACTGCTGGGGGCATTGTGGGGGGAGATAGACTTGCTCAAAATTTCCATTTGCGAGAAAATGCTAAAGCCTTGATTACCACAGCAGCGGCGAGTAAAATTTATCGCAGTAACGGCAATAATGCCCAACAAACCATTAATATTAAAGTAGATAATGATGCTTGCCTGGAGTTTATTCCTCAAGAAACAATTGTGTTTAATCAAGCCTTGTATCGGCAGGATTTAACTGTAGAATTAGCCCCTGGTGCCAGTTTTTTCGGTTGGGAAATTACCCGCTTTGGTCGTTCAGCTAGGGG encodes:
- a CDS encoding urease accessory protein UreF; the encoded protein is MNQSQLLLNLLQLASPALPVGAYSYSDGLETLVEQGVIHNQNSLEYWLNQELIYGAIRLEAAVMLRSYRSVVDQDLGKIGYWNAWLTASKETLELRQQSWQMGNSLIKLLVSLSSSNQPEENRALVLGLEAWVDAVGQRCNYAIAFGICAATWQIEAKNALLGYLQSWATNLISVGVKLIPLGQTTGQQILFNFQNQLVQATEDILTLNDDDLMACSWGLALASMTHETQYSRLFRS
- a CDS encoding urease accessory protein UreD — encoded protein: MNNSQINDLGEKQLGQVRQAGWQGILNLVYANHQGKTQVTDSYMKAPLKIQRPFYPEGETICHSVVLHTAGGIVGGDRLAQNFHLRENAKALITTAAASKIYRSNGNNAQQTINIKVDNDACLEFIPQETIVFNQALYRQDLTVELAPGASFFGWEITRFGRSARGEKFLAGAWRSNTEVWQAGEPLWIDRQCLFGSEEMFHSPNALKGYPLVGTLFWIGQPVSADAIASARNFWYNRKGEGEAGVTQILNGLVCRYRGNSTSEVRSWFIDVWHLLRLSYLGIPASKPRVWQL